A genomic stretch from Longibacter salinarum includes:
- the sprA gene encoding cell surface protein SprA, which produces MSLFSSPHFSSVASTSAGSFPSWRISGWITVAVLFTLASMLWPEAPEAEGSPAPAWFGGISEALTSRPAPYIRPAVSDTDSVAVPADTVDIDTTAVPPQRPDTARTRTTRRPDLLTPDQSVQDLSVELADTARTLDSATVAHADTGLVDKYLRPRRDRRGIRFGESSPLLGPKTYRAGETELDSMRNEYIVRPTTDTSAILRVDSETYRQQRFASNATESWRQIAKQRQGQRRQRGGLGVNIVVPGGRESPFSTIFGKPQVDLRVNGQADINAGFDYRKSDRQVSITGDASQIDPSFKQDLRLGVTGTIGDKMQIDIDWDTNNQFDYQNQVKLKYTGYEDEIVQSIEAGNVFLETPSNLIRGGTSQFGIKSRFQLGNFSLTTIASQQEGQSSRETISGGSETSEFAIRPTEYDDNTHFFLSYFFRNSWNEVLSSPNNIQLLNGFQEITEIEVWRLDIDPSTDEPDTRKAVAVVDLGESPRLITETDDYNDLVLPSGAVDQYPQSELDILRANEPGTSVSDYLKTQVSQPLNDEDFQTGTFVRLEENRDYTFDPNLGYLSLNQRLQEQEALAIAFKYRASNGQVQQVGDFSSDGGGAAGGQNDRQLVLKLLRPSSMPAPTASALVPAWYLQMRNVYRLGGRGFTPDNFNLDITYSPPGQSGTPTLREIDNSPLLRVLGLDRINVDGASTPDNQFDFIPGITIDPGEGLLFFPYIEPFGTRLEEVAQENGSLSEAEPFIFSELYDNKRENAARNNSDKDAYAIEGEYRGSSQEFFDLQAFTGIVEGSVEVTSGGTKLQEGVDYVVDYQGGTVTITDQSYLAEGRDIEISYEKNSFTNLQQKTLLGARADYALRDQVAIGATLMRLSEKSPVDKYRIGEEPIQNTIWGVDGSLDLEPGWLTRAVDAMPLIQTRGESSIQLSGEFAQLRPGHTETEAYRRTQDRLSGAGLGFRPDEQDGISYIDDFEGFENTFSLAQNPQGWSLSAPPAEGVTPLGTATGSKTDSLVTNRRALFGWYQLNQNTLEDVAGKSSVRGEESAFRLVDVRNVFPNRDLTNDVDPTLRTLDLYFNPFERGPYNYTTELGSFVGTPEENWGGFTQRLPEGYNDFSLQNVEFIEFIFKPYPEGGDAGANAKLYLNLGNISEDVIPNDRLNSEDGLSSSFNEEDLDDWGRTPSGQTNEAIDISGNRTEDLGLDGLASYDESAYADELLERNQFSDFYQSLDNVDRTGLTSEQQSYLDAEIARARLDPSGDDYQYFENDVFFQDPELYPRSLYPEGATVQQRFSRYFSNGELNGFEAQNRLARNVSVRRGVSQTPEDEDLNFNQTIDVVNEYYEYEIPLSEQVLDQQADETATNDFVVSEIRDDETGQGTGWYKVRIPVRLADDPPADRNDVREVGDIDGFNLIESIRMWTSGHSQPITIRFATLELVGSQWREAEEIPTEDQTDPDDGSPVVEEGNAEVRVASVNDEEDANYESPLGAILSRTRSARGTQARSREQALVLSVDDLGGQTLGKQEQRGVVKSVQALNLLKYRRVRMYTHLHGTISSMAPALQSEDGPDNDVLDENLRLFVRFGTNQSDSYYEYEQELIADDIPGPETSAQQLWREENSVNLVLSALNRLKVARDQAATPPTEVFSRRADALSDEYGDRPENLIPTLKIRGTPALSGITTIVIGVRHMGNTTDEIENVELWTNELRVTGYDERPGWAVTSNATVQLADVAEVSGSFENRTDGFGSLSSTLNERQQSDRQIWNVRSSFNVDKLLPERQGWQIPVTVEAGEERQTPRFDPIRNDVRVEEIVDQIESDPSLSADERERQIEEVRNRAETLRKDRSMTASVQKQGSESWLLRNTMDALSLSGSYSTQTARSPEQLVNDQWSWNSDATYQLTFGQPRTVSPFWFLDDVPVLGRLGDLQFNYVPQSTRFSASASRTFQSIRNRDQRTNIPDDAVKGRAQNPFRDTQTFNHSRTFNLQYNPFQFLNLTFGTNTRETLNRAGATERINLYDRDGRLIATTDDLDRFLAESPQYDQGSIGDSVFVENRLDMKSEGDILSDLLSGRSSGRTGQYAQNFTATLRPSLLEGETFNWIDLRDITYSSTFNWRNAPEGSPVGATASNSATLNTGISLQPNRVWERFGFFRSMKEAQEKARREKEAERREREREKEERREGETDDGAEDTAETAPDAQETPEEEAREESQEPQGDEGGDESGEDSGEDRPEQRSWSDLPLPDPVGVLRRVALTFMDIRDVRFTYQNTRSVQTTGVGNEQEILPPGSPREPALPQVDYSLYDAFLGRGPSFGYRFGFSRDIGISQRVLGTDRQVVDALTNQNDVGASTTLSPSQALQVDLDWSLKWSNSPKTTYTRFDPDSVPGTQRPENFRTREDGVSYTFFRNESGSGSASVWTFGSYDSFFDSQKELLEANVSNPTSGADPSGVALTNTSATNSFRDAYLVGGGTAAGNGFVPFPLPGWNVRYTGIADWPLLRSITQSATLRHGYSGTYTTAYNALSTAGDTTNFGIAGSTLSFQQPDFESSRVEIEETYRPLLGVDVTWLGGFQTTIDWNRQNRVSLSTTNLSVEESAASELSLTATWRKRGLKLPLLPVGRLNNQITFSLTVKRAVTDQRTFSLRRALSEAAAQGFAYGSADARTGDNVSISEQTTLLTIEPQLQYQFSQRVNGQFQLTYERLDGDSRRPSYTNIAGSFNVRINISEN; this is translated from the coding sequence GTGTCGTTGTTTTCTTCCCCCCACTTTTCATCTGTCGCTTCCACCTCCGCCGGGTCGTTTCCGTCGTGGCGCATATCCGGGTGGATCACGGTTGCCGTTCTCTTTACGCTGGCGTCAATGTTGTGGCCGGAGGCCCCGGAGGCCGAAGGATCGCCCGCCCCTGCATGGTTCGGCGGGATCAGCGAGGCGCTAACGTCCCGTCCGGCGCCGTACATCCGGCCGGCCGTGTCCGACACGGATAGCGTCGCCGTCCCGGCGGACACCGTCGACATCGACACGACGGCCGTTCCACCACAGAGGCCAGACACAGCACGCACACGCACCACGCGGCGCCCGGACCTGTTGACGCCCGATCAATCGGTGCAGGATCTATCCGTGGAGCTGGCCGATACGGCTCGAACGCTTGACTCTGCCACCGTCGCCCATGCGGACACGGGGCTCGTCGACAAGTACCTCCGCCCGCGTCGCGATCGCCGCGGCATCCGATTCGGTGAGTCGAGCCCGCTGCTGGGACCCAAGACGTACCGTGCGGGGGAAACCGAGCTTGACTCGATGCGCAACGAATACATCGTTCGCCCCACAACGGACACGTCCGCTATATTGCGGGTGGACTCGGAGACGTACCGGCAGCAACGGTTCGCCAGTAACGCGACGGAATCGTGGCGTCAGATCGCGAAGCAGCGCCAGGGACAGCGCCGGCAGCGCGGCGGGTTGGGCGTAAACATCGTCGTGCCGGGTGGGCGTGAGAGTCCATTTTCGACCATCTTCGGCAAGCCGCAGGTCGACCTCCGCGTGAACGGTCAGGCGGACATCAACGCCGGCTTCGACTACCGGAAGAGCGATCGCCAGGTCTCGATCACCGGCGACGCCAGCCAGATCGACCCCAGCTTCAAGCAGGACCTGCGTCTGGGTGTGACGGGCACGATCGGCGACAAGATGCAGATCGACATCGATTGGGACACGAACAACCAGTTCGATTACCAGAACCAGGTCAAGCTGAAATATACCGGCTACGAGGATGAGATCGTCCAGAGCATAGAGGCCGGAAACGTATTTCTGGAAACGCCTTCGAACCTGATTCGAGGGGGAACGAGCCAGTTTGGGATCAAGAGCCGCTTCCAACTCGGTAACTTCAGCCTCACCACAATTGCCAGTCAGCAGGAAGGCCAGTCCAGCCGAGAAACGATTTCCGGCGGGTCGGAGACCAGCGAATTTGCTATTCGCCCCACCGAGTACGACGACAACACCCACTTCTTTCTCAGCTACTTCTTCCGCAACAGCTGGAACGAGGTGCTCAGCAGTCCCAACAACATCCAGTTGTTGAATGGCTTTCAGGAGATTACCGAAATCGAAGTCTGGCGGCTCGATATCGACCCTAGCACCGACGAGCCGGATACGCGCAAAGCTGTGGCCGTCGTCGACCTGGGCGAAAGCCCGCGGTTGATCACGGAGACCGACGATTACAACGACCTCGTGCTTCCCTCCGGTGCGGTTGATCAGTATCCGCAGAGTGAATTGGACATTCTCCGCGCCAACGAACCGGGGACATCCGTGAGCGACTACCTCAAAACGCAGGTGTCGCAACCTCTGAACGATGAGGATTTTCAGACGGGTACGTTCGTGCGACTGGAGGAGAACCGGGACTACACGTTCGATCCAAACCTCGGTTATCTCTCGCTCAACCAGCGGCTTCAGGAGCAGGAAGCACTGGCCATTGCCTTCAAGTATCGTGCGTCGAACGGGCAGGTCCAACAGGTAGGAGACTTTTCCTCTGACGGTGGTGGCGCCGCGGGTGGTCAGAACGATCGGCAGCTCGTCCTTAAGCTGCTCCGCCCGTCCAGCATGCCCGCGCCAACGGCGTCCGCGCTTGTGCCCGCATGGTATCTGCAGATGCGGAACGTTTACCGTCTCGGCGGTCGCGGTTTCACGCCCGACAACTTCAATCTGGACATCACCTACAGCCCGCCGGGACAGAGCGGCACGCCAACGCTTCGAGAGATCGACAACTCTCCACTGCTTCGGGTTCTCGGACTCGACCGCATCAACGTGGACGGTGCATCGACGCCCGACAACCAGTTCGACTTCATCCCGGGCATCACGATCGACCCGGGCGAAGGACTCCTGTTTTTCCCGTACATCGAACCCTTTGGTACTCGCCTGGAGGAGGTAGCGCAGGAAAACGGTTCGTTGAGTGAAGCAGAGCCGTTTATCTTTAGCGAACTGTACGACAACAAGCGGGAGAACGCAGCGCGAAATAATAGCGACAAGGATGCCTACGCGATCGAGGGAGAATATCGTGGGTCGTCTCAGGAATTCTTCGATTTGCAGGCGTTCACCGGCATCGTTGAGGGCTCCGTCGAGGTGACGTCCGGCGGCACGAAGTTGCAGGAGGGTGTCGACTACGTGGTGGATTATCAGGGAGGTACGGTGACGATCACCGACCAGAGTTATCTCGCGGAGGGACGCGACATCGAGATTTCGTATGAGAAAAACTCCTTTACGAACCTGCAGCAGAAGACCCTGTTAGGCGCGCGCGCCGACTATGCACTGCGGGACCAGGTCGCTATCGGAGCGACGCTAATGCGCCTGAGTGAGAAGTCGCCCGTAGACAAGTACCGCATCGGCGAGGAGCCCATCCAGAACACGATCTGGGGCGTGGATGGATCGCTCGATCTTGAGCCGGGCTGGTTGACGCGCGCCGTGGACGCGATGCCGTTGATCCAGACGCGGGGCGAAAGCTCCATCCAGCTTTCGGGTGAGTTCGCGCAGTTGCGGCCGGGTCACACCGAAACGGAAGCTTATCGACGTACACAGGACCGGCTGTCGGGCGCCGGGCTCGGCTTTCGCCCGGATGAGCAGGACGGTATTTCGTACATCGACGATTTTGAGGGATTCGAGAACACCTTTTCTCTCGCCCAGAACCCACAGGGCTGGTCGCTGAGTGCGCCGCCGGCGGAAGGGGTGACGCCGCTCGGCACGGCCACCGGGTCGAAGACAGATTCGCTCGTTACCAACCGCCGCGCGCTCTTTGGTTGGTACCAGCTGAATCAGAATACCCTGGAGGATGTGGCGGGCAAGTCGTCGGTCCGCGGCGAAGAGTCGGCATTCCGTCTCGTAGATGTTCGGAATGTCTTCCCCAACCGCGACCTGACGAACGATGTCGATCCGACGCTCCGGACGCTCGACCTCTACTTTAATCCGTTCGAGCGTGGACCGTATAACTACACGACGGAACTCGGCAGTTTTGTCGGTACGCCGGAGGAGAACTGGGGGGGCTTCACGCAACGACTGCCGGAGGGGTACAACGACTTCAGCTTGCAGAACGTCGAGTTCATCGAGTTCATTTTCAAGCCCTATCCGGAGGGCGGTGATGCGGGCGCCAACGCGAAGCTGTACCTGAACCTCGGCAACATATCGGAGGATGTCATACCGAATGACCGCCTCAACAGTGAGGATGGTCTCTCCAGCTCCTTCAATGAGGAAGACCTGGATGATTGGGGGCGAACGCCGAGTGGGCAGACGAACGAAGCCATTGACATCTCTGGCAACCGAACGGAAGACCTTGGCCTCGATGGGCTGGCCTCGTATGACGAATCAGCGTATGCCGACGAGCTGCTCGAGCGGAATCAATTCAGCGACTTCTATCAGTCCTTAGATAACGTCGACCGGACGGGGCTGACCAGCGAGCAGCAGTCGTACCTTGACGCAGAAATTGCCCGCGCGCGCCTTGACCCGTCGGGCGACGACTACCAGTACTTCGAGAACGATGTTTTCTTCCAGGATCCAGAGCTCTATCCACGTTCTCTTTATCCCGAAGGGGCGACCGTGCAGCAGCGGTTCAGTCGCTACTTCTCGAATGGGGAGCTCAACGGCTTCGAAGCACAGAACCGACTCGCACGCAACGTCTCCGTACGCCGTGGTGTGTCGCAGACGCCCGAGGATGAGGATCTGAACTTTAACCAGACGATCGATGTCGTCAATGAGTACTACGAGTACGAGATTCCGCTGTCCGAACAGGTGCTGGACCAGCAGGCCGACGAAACGGCGACGAACGACTTTGTCGTGAGTGAGATTCGGGATGACGAGACCGGTCAGGGGACGGGCTGGTACAAGGTTCGCATCCCCGTGCGCCTTGCCGACGATCCACCCGCTGACCGGAACGACGTTCGCGAGGTGGGGGACATCGACGGCTTCAACTTGATCGAGTCGATCCGGATGTGGACGAGCGGCCACTCGCAGCCGATCACGATTCGCTTTGCCACGCTCGAGCTGGTCGGGAGCCAGTGGCGGGAAGCCGAAGAGATCCCGACCGAGGATCAGACCGATCCGGATGACGGCTCGCCGGTGGTAGAAGAGGGGAATGCGGAGGTTCGCGTGGCCAGTGTAAATGACGAGGAGGATGCGAATTACGAGAGTCCGCTGGGCGCCATTCTTAGCCGGACGCGCTCCGCACGCGGAACGCAGGCTCGAAGCCGGGAGCAGGCGCTGGTGCTCAGTGTCGACGACCTGGGAGGGCAGACGCTCGGCAAGCAGGAGCAACGCGGTGTCGTGAAGTCGGTGCAGGCACTCAACCTGCTGAAATACCGGCGCGTGCGGATGTACACGCACCTGCACGGCACGATCTCAAGCATGGCGCCGGCGCTGCAGTCAGAGGACGGGCCGGACAATGACGTGCTCGACGAAAACCTTCGCCTGTTCGTGCGCTTCGGGACAAACCAGTCCGACAGCTATTACGAGTACGAACAGGAACTCATCGCCGACGACATTCCGGGGCCGGAGACGTCAGCGCAGCAACTCTGGCGCGAGGAGAACTCCGTCAACCTGGTGCTGAGCGCACTGAACCGGCTCAAGGTGGCACGGGACCAGGCGGCTACGCCCCCGACGGAGGTCTTTTCCCGCCGTGCCGACGCTCTGTCCGACGAATACGGAGACCGTCCGGAGAACCTGATTCCGACACTCAAGATTCGGGGCACGCCCGCCCTGTCCGGCATCACGACGATCGTGATTGGCGTTCGGCACATGGGCAACACGACCGACGAGATCGAAAATGTGGAGCTCTGGACAAACGAGCTTCGCGTGACGGGATACGACGAACGACCCGGTTGGGCGGTGACGTCAAATGCGACGGTGCAGCTCGCCGATGTCGCGGAGGTTAGCGGTAGCTTTGAGAACCGGACCGATGGGTTCGGCAGCCTGTCGAGCACGCTCAACGAACGGCAGCAGTCCGACCGGCAGATCTGGAATGTTCGGTCGAGCTTCAACGTCGACAAGCTGCTGCCCGAGCGGCAGGGCTGGCAGATTCCGGTGACCGTCGAGGCGGGAGAGGAACGCCAGACGCCGCGATTCGACCCCATCCGGAATGATGTGAGGGTAGAGGAAATCGTGGACCAGATCGAGTCCGATCCGTCGCTTTCGGCTGATGAACGAGAACGACAGATCGAAGAGGTTCGAAATCGAGCGGAGACGCTTCGGAAGGACCGATCCATGACGGCGAGTGTTCAGAAGCAGGGATCGGAGTCGTGGCTTCTGCGCAACACGATGGATGCGCTGAGCCTCAGTGGTTCGTACAGCACGCAGACGGCGCGCTCGCCTGAGCAGCTTGTCAACGATCAGTGGTCGTGGAATAGCGATGCGACGTACCAGTTGACCTTCGGGCAGCCCCGAACGGTATCGCCTTTCTGGTTCCTCGACGACGTACCGGTTCTGGGACGGCTCGGCGATCTGCAGTTCAACTACGTTCCGCAGTCCACGCGATTCTCCGCCAGCGCGAGCCGTACCTTTCAATCGATCCGCAATCGCGACCAGCGGACGAACATTCCCGACGACGCGGTCAAGGGCCGAGCGCAGAATCCTTTCCGCGATACCCAGACGTTCAATCACTCGCGGACGTTCAACCTGCAGTACAATCCCTTCCAGTTCCTCAACCTGACGTTTGGAACGAATACGCGGGAGACGCTGAACCGCGCCGGCGCCACCGAGCGCATCAACCTGTATGACCGGGATGGCCGGCTTATCGCAACCACCGATGATCTGGATCGCTTTCTTGCCGAATCCCCACAGTACGACCAGGGAAGCATTGGCGATTCCGTCTTCGTGGAAAACCGACTCGACATGAAGTCCGAGGGCGATATTCTTTCGGACCTGCTGTCGGGCCGGTCGAGTGGACGCACCGGTCAGTACGCGCAGAACTTTACGGCGACGCTGCGGCCGAGCCTTCTCGAAGGCGAGACGTTCAACTGGATCGACCTTCGCGACATCACTTACAGCTCGACGTTCAACTGGCGCAATGCGCCGGAGGGAAGTCCGGTCGGTGCCACGGCCTCCAACAGCGCGACCCTCAATACCGGGATTAGCCTCCAGCCGAATCGAGTCTGGGAGCGGTTCGGGTTCTTCCGGTCGATGAAAGAGGCGCAGGAGAAAGCCCGACGCGAGAAAGAAGCGGAGCGCCGAGAGCGCGAGCGCGAGAAGGAAGAGCGTCGTGAGGGAGAAACCGACGACGGAGCGGAGGATACGGCCGAGACAGCGCCCGATGCTCAGGAGACGCCGGAAGAGGAGGCGCGTGAGGAAAGCCAGGAGCCGCAGGGTGATGAAGGCGGCGATGAAAGCGGCGAGGACTCCGGCGAGGACAGGCCAGAGCAACGGTCGTGGAGCGATCTCCCGCTGCCGGATCCTGTCGGTGTGCTGCGCCGGGTTGCGCTGACGTTCATGGACATTCGCGACGTTCGGTTTACGTACCAGAATACCCGCTCCGTTCAGACCACGGGCGTGGGGAACGAGCAGGAAATCCTCCCACCGGGTTCTCCGCGCGAGCCAGCCCTTCCGCAGGTCGATTACAGCCTGTACGATGCCTTCCTGGGCCGTGGACCGTCGTTCGGCTACCGGTTTGGCTTCAGTCGGGACATTGGTATCAGCCAGCGAGTCCTCGGTACGGATCGGCAGGTCGTGGACGCTCTGACGAACCAGAACGATGTGGGCGCCTCGACAACGCTTTCGCCCAGCCAGGCCCTGCAGGTCGATCTCGACTGGTCGCTGAAGTGGAGCAACTCGCCGAAGACGACCTACACGCGATTCGATCCCGACTCGGTGCCGGGTACACAACGCCCGGAAAACTTCCGGACCCGGGAGGACGGCGTTTCCTACACCTTCTTCCGGAACGAATCGGGGAGTGGGAGCGCGTCGGTCTGGACGTTTGGCTCTTACGATAGCTTCTTCGACTCGCAGAAAGAGCTGCTGGAAGCGAACGTGTCGAACCCGACCAGTGGAGCGGATCCGTCTGGCGTGGCGCTCACGAACACGAGTGCGACCAACAGCTTCCGTGACGCGTACCTCGTCGGTGGCGGCACAGCTGCAGGCAACGGGTTCGTGCCATTCCCGCTTCCCGGCTGGAATGTCCGCTACACGGGCATCGCTGACTGGCCGTTGCTCCGCAGCATTACACAGAGTGCCACGCTGCGCCACGGCTACTCCGGGACGTACACGACGGCGTACAATGCGTTATCGACCGCCGGCGACACCACCAACTTTGGGATTGCGGGGTCTACGCTGTCGTTCCAGCAGCCGGACTTCGAGTCGTCGCGTGTGGAAATCGAAGAAACGTACCGACCGCTACTCGGCGTCGACGTGACGTGGCTTGGTGGCTTCCAGACGACGATCGACTGGAATCGCCAGAATCGTGTGTCGCTGAGTACGACCAACCTGTCGGTTGAAGAGAGCGCCGCCAGTGAGCTGTCGCTAACGGCCACGTGGCGGAAGCGAGGGCTCA
- a CDS encoding YybH family protein: MKRTFSLPRLPHRRSRGVPILLLLLSVVVLAGCSSPSGDTVDTDAEVDALRSILKEQQAAWNRGDLESFMQGYAQTDTLRFASGGSVRNGWQTTLENYQQGYPDRAAMGKLTFSDLDVDVMSPTWAMIFGRWELEREQDMPGGLFTLIFHRTDPSGPWRIVHDHTSSGS; the protein is encoded by the coding sequence ATGAAACGCACCTTTTCGCTACCTCGGCTCCCGCACCGCCGTTCCCGAGGCGTACCGATCCTTCTTCTGCTGCTGTCGGTCGTGGTGCTGGCCGGGTGTTCGTCACCGTCGGGCGATACCGTCGACACCGATGCCGAAGTCGACGCGCTCCGCTCGATTCTCAAAGAGCAACAGGCCGCATGGAATCGCGGCGACCTGGAGTCATTCATGCAGGGGTACGCACAGACCGACACGCTGCGGTTCGCCTCCGGCGGCTCCGTACGAAACGGCTGGCAAACGACGCTGGAGAATTACCAGCAGGGCTATCCGGATCGAGCGGCAATGGGAAAGCTTACGTTTTCGGATCTGGACGTTGACGTCATGAGTCCGACGTGGGCGATGATATTTGGGCGCTGGGAACTGGAGCGTGAGCAGGACATGCCGGGCGGTCTCTTTACGCTCATCTTCCACCGCACGGATCCGTCCGGTCCCTGGCGGATCGTCCACGACCACACGTCGTCGGGGTCGTAA
- a CDS encoding saccharopine dehydrogenase C-terminal domain-containing protein, with protein sequence MKISVIGAGTIGAAIARELCARADEVDQVQVCDTRSRALQALHDTVSSRTLRSFQVDARDTNVLSQILRGSDCVISCVPPELNPGLARLCLNAGVNFCDLGGNDSIVQKELALSDEAREKSVWIVPNCGLAPGLLNVLCMHGIEQFDKPKAAYLRVGDVPLEPQEPFNFRISWSAERILDDYTNPAQHIRDGRVVKVDALTGTETIGFGEEPFRDMEAFCTQGGLSTLTESLEGKVETLDHKTIRWPGHAHQMRFVIGLGLGEDRKIGVRTHLTYRDVLVRRMRDRLGGDYADAVLMRVVIHGMKDGREQSLVYEMIERYDEETSQTAMMRATAIPTVVVARLVSERGYVSGGGADVPENVVPHDVYMEKVSERGLDIREEWHEGHVDVAGQPSLQKA encoded by the coding sequence ATGAAAATTTCCGTCATCGGCGCAGGTACGATTGGGGCAGCGATTGCCCGCGAACTGTGCGCCCGCGCCGACGAGGTCGACCAGGTGCAGGTATGCGACACGCGCTCGCGTGCACTGCAGGCTCTCCATGACACCGTAAGCAGTCGGACCCTCCGGTCATTTCAGGTGGATGCCCGCGATACCAACGTGCTCTCGCAGATCCTGCGGGGTAGCGACTGCGTGATCAGCTGTGTCCCGCCGGAATTAAACCCGGGCCTCGCCCGCCTATGCCTGAATGCCGGCGTGAATTTTTGTGATCTCGGTGGTAATGACTCCATCGTGCAGAAGGAACTGGCACTCAGTGATGAGGCCCGCGAAAAGTCGGTCTGGATCGTGCCGAATTGCGGTCTGGCCCCTGGTCTTCTCAACGTCCTCTGTATGCATGGCATCGAGCAGTTCGACAAGCCCAAGGCAGCGTACCTGCGCGTCGGCGACGTACCCCTTGAGCCGCAGGAACCGTTCAACTTCCGTATCTCCTGGTCGGCGGAGCGCATCCTCGATGATTACACCAATCCCGCCCAGCACATCCGAGACGGACGCGTGGTGAAGGTCGACGCCCTGACCGGGACAGAGACCATTGGGTTCGGCGAAGAGCCGTTCCGAGACATGGAAGCGTTCTGCACGCAGGGAGGCCTGTCGACGCTTACGGAGTCGCTGGAAGGGAAAGTCGAAACGCTTGATCACAAGACGATTCGCTGGCCTGGTCATGCGCACCAAATGCGCTTCGTGATCGGACTCGGGCTCGGCGAAGATAGAAAGATCGGGGTCCGGACGCACCTAACCTACCGGGATGTCCTCGTCCGCCGGATGCGAGATCGGCTCGGAGGGGATTACGCGGACGCCGTGCTCATGCGCGTCGTCATTCACGGGATGAAAGACGGGCGCGAACAGTCTCTGGTGTATGAAATGATTGAGCGATACGACGAGGAGACGAGTCAGACAGCGATGATGCGCGCGACCGCTATTCCGACGGTGGTCGTCGCACGCCTTGTTTCTGAACGTGGGTATGTTTCCGGTGGCGGAGCCGATGTCCCCGAAAATGTTGTCCCTCACGACGTGTATATGGAGAAAGTGTCCGAGCGTGGCCTCGATATTCGAGAGGAGTGGCATGAGGGTCATGTCGATGTCGCGGGACAGCCATCGCTTCAGAAAGCATAG
- a CDS encoding recombination mediator RecR, translated as MQFTSESVEALVEQFTKLPTIGRKTAQRLVNFVLKMPREEVEEIASALIAVKDQVQRCSICYVVADRDPCPICASEKRDRSTICVVEESSDLLAIERTGEYRGLYHVLGGVISPLDGVGPDDLRIRELARRVDPSFASTEAANASTDESGASAPTGEEHAGDGAPAGASDEPSTNGASDTTDEDDEEVREVILAVNPNVEGDTTAYYISQLLEPMGVPVTRIARGLPIGGDLEYADEATLSRALEGRGSV; from the coding sequence ATGCAGTTTACCTCAGAGTCGGTCGAGGCGCTGGTGGAGCAGTTCACCAAGCTACCGACGATTGGCCGAAAAACGGCCCAGCGGTTGGTTAACTTCGTCCTCAAGATGCCACGGGAGGAGGTCGAGGAGATTGCCAGCGCGCTGATCGCCGTCAAGGATCAGGTGCAGCGCTGCTCCATCTGCTACGTCGTCGCGGATCGGGACCCGTGCCCGATCTGTGCGTCTGAGAAGCGCGACCGATCGACGATCTGTGTGGTCGAGGAGTCCAGCGATCTGCTTGCTATCGAACGAACGGGCGAGTACCGCGGGCTGTACCACGTGCTCGGCGGTGTCATTTCTCCGCTCGACGGAGTCGGCCCGGACGATCTTCGCATCCGCGAGCTGGCCCGGCGCGTCGACCCGAGTTTCGCCAGCACGGAAGCAGCGAACGCATCCACCGACGAATCGGGCGCCTCGGCCCCGACCGGCGAGGAGCACGCTGGAGATGGAGCCCCCGCCGGAGCTTCGGACGAGCCGTCCACGAATGGCGCCTCCGACACGACGGACGAGGACGACGAAGAGGTGCGCGAGGTGATTCTCGCCGTGAATCCGAATGTGGAGGGCGACACGACGGCCTACTACATCTCGCAGCTTCTCGAGCCGATGGGCGTTCCGGTGACGCGGATTGCCCGGGGCCTTCCCATTGGAGGCGACCTCGAATATGCTGACGAGGCAACGCTCTCACGTGCTCTCGAAGGGCGTGGATCCGTCTGA
- a CDS encoding YbaB/EbfC family nucleoid-associated protein, translating to MANGGMNMQNMMGKIMEMQQKMNAAQEELAGKEVTAEAGGGMVKVTANGAQKITAIEIDPEAVDPDDIELLEDLVIAGVNKALDEADEMKQKEMQKSMGGMLPPGMDLSQLGL from the coding sequence ATGGCTAACGGAGGCATGAACATGCAGAACATGATGGGCAAGATCATGGAGATGCAGCAGAAGATGAACGCTGCTCAGGAAGAGCTTGCCGGCAAGGAAGTGACGGCCGAAGCGGGCGGTGGAATGGTGAAGGTGACCGCCAACGGCGCGCAGAAAATTACGGCGATCGAGATTGATCCGGAAGCTGTCGATCCGGACGACATCGAGCTGCTCGAAGACCTCGTGATCGCGGGCGTGAACAAGGCGCTAGACGAAGCGGACGAGATGAAGCAGAAGGAAATGCAGAAGTCGATGGGTGGCATGCTTCCGCCGGGTATGGATCTGAGCCAGCTCGGACTCTAA